The Primulina tabacum isolate GXHZ01 chromosome 16, ASM2559414v2, whole genome shotgun sequence genome window below encodes:
- the LOC142529470 gene encoding uncharacterized protein LOC142529470: protein MEVDDQNSSPSDQINNRRFSINVLQLLKSAQMQHGLRFGDYTRYRRYCSARLRRLYKSLKFTHGRGKYTKRAITVAIVTEVRFLHLVLYTAERAWSYAMEKKTLPDGPNASQRCYLIGRLRKAVKWATLFQELCSIKGDSRTSLEAEAYASNMKGNLLFEQDQHWDIALKSFKSSRAVYEELGKYGDVENQVLCRERVEELEPSIRYCMHKIGESNFQTSELVQIGETEGPALDLFKSKLEAVMAEARSQQATSMTEFHWLSHRFPISNAKTRFSILKAQELEKDINGPTADSLPGEKKLAVFDKIFAAYNEARSCIRNDLATAGNTENMKDDLSGLDKAIAAVLGQRTIERNQMLVSMARSKLGKSRDDKSEKVTKPEELVRLYDLLLQNTTDLMDLVSSGRDRNTEEVNFAEECELKSCVFQAERCFYLAKSYSSAGKRAEAYALYCRARSLADTALKKLQSSKNVDQVTVKDLKILYNDCRANSCIEHANGIMEEEKAPENLSKKISNISLTGNHNKVEKLLMDKLDSYESAVGDPTTKSIPHIETFPPLFQVVPRNPIVLDLAYNSIDFPSLENRMKKDNKKGFISRLWG, encoded by the exons ATGGAGGTCGACGATCAGAATTCGTCCCCATCTGATCAAATTAATAACCGTAGATTCTCCATCAATG TATTACAGCTATTGAAATCGGCTCAAATGCAGCATGGATTACGCTTTGGTGATTATACCCGATACCG gaGGTACTGCAGTGCACGTTTGAGAAGATTGTACAAGTCACTGAAGTTCACTCATGGCCGAGGGAAATATACAAAGAGAGCTATTACGGTAGCTATAGTCACTGAAGTCAG GTTTCTCCATTTGGTTCTGTATACTGCTGAAAGAGCATGGAGTTATGCGATGGAAAAGAAAACGTTACCGGATGGTCCAAATGCAAGTCAAAGGTGTTACCTCATTGGTAGACTGAGGAAGGCAGTAAAATGGGCTACTCTTTTCCAAGAGTTGTGCTCCATCAAGGGAGATTCAAGGACGTCTCTTGaagcagag GCCTATGCTTCGAATATGAAAGGGAATTTGTTATTTGAACAAGATCAGCACTGGGACATTGCACTGAAGAGTTTCAAAAGCTCCAG AGCGGTTTATGAGGAACTTGGCAAGTATGGAGATGTAGAGAATCAAGTTCTATGCCGTGAGCGGGTTGAGGAGCTTGAGCCTAGTATACGATATTGCATGCACAAAATTGGGGAGTCGAattttcaaacttctgaactTGTTCAGATAGGAGAAACGGAGGGGCCTGCTCTGGATCTTTTTAAATCCAAACTGGAG GCTGTCATGGCTGAAGCTCGATCTCAGCAAGCCACATCTATGACAGAATTCCATTGGCTCAGTCACAGATTTCCTATTTCAAATGCAAAGACTCGTTTTTCCATACTTAAAG CCCAAGAGTTGGAGAAAGATATTAATGGTCCAACAGCAGATTCACTTCCTGGAGAGAAAAAGCTTGCCGTATTTGACAAAATTTTTGCTGCCTACAATGAAGCTAGGAGCTGCATAAGAAATGACTTG GCTACTGCAGGTAATACCGAGAACATGAAGGATGATCTTAGCGGCCTTGATAAAGCAATTGCCGCTGTTTTAGGACAGCGAACAATTGAACGAAATCAGATGTTGGTGAGCATGGCGAGAAGTAAACTCGGTAAGAGTAGGGATGACAAAAGTGAAAAAGTCACAAAGCCTGAAGAGCTTGTCCGGTTATATGATCTCCTTTTACAG AATACCACCGACCTTATGGATTTGGTTAGTTCGGGAAGAGATAGGAACACCGAAGAAGTTAACTTCGCTGAGGAATGTGAACTCAAAAGTTGTGTATTCCAAGCTGAAAG GTGCTTTTACTTGGCTAAATCCTACAGTTCCGCTGGAAAGAGGGCAGAAGCGTATGCTTTATACTGTCGAGCTCGATCTCTGGCTGATACTGCTCTTAAGAAGCTTCAGAGTTCAAAAAATGTTGATCAG GTCACTGTCAAGGATTTGAAGATTCTTTACAATGATTGTCGAGCCAACAGTTGTATAGAGCATGCAAATGGGATTATGGAGGAGGAGAAGGCTCCAGAGAATCTTTCAAAAAAGATTTCGAATATATCATTAACGGGAAATCATAACAAG GTAGAGAAACTGCTCATGGATAAATTGGACTCTTATGAATCAGCTGTTGGTGATCCTACCACAAAGTCAATACCTCACATTGAAACTTTTCCACCTCTCTTCCAAGTGGTTCCCCGTAATCCCATCGTTCTTGATCTTGCCTATAATTCAATCGACTTCCCATCACTCGAAAACCGGATGAAAAAAGACAACAAAAAGGGTTTCATCAGTAGGCTCTGGGGATGA